The DNA sequence TTGTGCTACTACTAGTCAACCAATAAAACAGAAACTCTTAATTCCTTTTAGCCAAACAGCTCCTTATGAGCTGTAAATGATTCTGTTAGTACAAGTGGTGCATAGCAGTAGACTATAAATATAGACTCATTGTACAGCTTACTCTACAAGTTGTAAATACATTTCTTAGTTCAATATTCAGTATTTCTCTCTCTAAATCTCCATGTACAGTTCCATACTATTTGTTGATTCCAGTCATAATCATGTAGATCATCCATGAGATCAAGTCTTACTACTTAGATTCATGAAGTctttatggtatcagagcgaagATCGTTGGGATAAGCTTCTCAGTTGCGAATTGCTGAATTCTAGGGTTTGTACTTGATCTATACTCATACAGTTCTTGATTCTATCTACACAGTACTTGATTCCGCACTAGTTATAGCTTTGTTTCAATTTGTTATTTGATGAAATTCTATCAAATTCTATGTTGATTTGGTGAAATTTGTTGAGATTCTTGAAGTTTAGAGAATTCTGAATTTAGTATTGGATAATTGACTTGAGAATGGTGAAGAACACATATGCTAATGTAGTTACAAACACTGCTAATATTGGTACTTCTGGTATGATTGGGAATTCTGGTAATATTGGCACTTCTGGTGAAGATGCTAATCTTGAAGGTCATAACAATGACAATGGAATAATGTTGAATACACATCCATTGTATCTGCAAAATGTTGATCATCCTGGTTTAGTTCTTATTTCCAAGAAGTTAACTGGAGCAGAGAACTATGGACCTTGGTGTAGATCTCTTAAGATTGCTTTGTCAGCCAAGAATAAGCTTGGAATTTTGACTGGAACTTTTCCAGTACCTGAATATGACTCTCCATTGAGAGCTCAATGGGAGAGAGTAAATGATATGCTGATCAGTTGGATTTTGAACACAATTTCTGATGAAATCAGTAATGGAATGGACTATGTACATTCCGCAAAAGATGTTTGGGATGAGTTACATGAACAGTTTTCATCGATCAATGGACACAGAGTTTATCAAGTTCTGAAGGATCTACATGCCTTAGAACAGGGTGATAAATCTGTGGAGTTGTATTATCACAAGATGAAGAACATGTGGGATGAATATGCAGCCTTAGAACCTATGGTCAACTGCACTGTTCCTAATTGTCAGTGTGAAAAACACATAGTTCAAGATAATAGGGAACAGAGAAAGAGATTGCTTCAGTTTCTTATGGGACTACATGAGAGTTACTCTGCAGCTAGAGGCCAGATTTTAATGATGAATCCTCTTCCATCTTTACCACAGGCATTTTCTTTGATTAAGCAGGAAGAGAGACAAAGGCAGAATTATTCTACTTCTACAACTTTTCTGGGAAATGTCAATGCAAAACCAGGTGCAACTTCTGGACTTAAATCTCAGACAAATCAGACTGATCTTGCTACAAAGAAGCTCATGAAATGCACTTATTGCCATAAGGATGGTCACTTGAAAGAAAATTGCTACAAATTAATAGGCTATCCACCAAAGGGCAAAGGCAGAGGCAAACCTCAAGGCTTCAGACCATATCCTCAGGCTAATCAAGTTTCAGCATCTGTTATTGGTGATAACACAATTTCAGATCAACCATCTTTGGAAAGCCTTCAACAGCAAATGTCTCAGCTGATGAACTACATGAAAGGAACAAAAGCTGGACCTAGTGGCACTACACCTGAGGATCACATTGCCATGGCAGGTCTAGTCTATTCCTTTTCTATGTTTTCTTCTGCATCTGTTCCTTTAGGCTCTATGTGGATAATAGATACTGGAGCTTCCAATCACATGTGCTGTGATAAAGCACTCATGAGTAATATCCACACTATACTTCAACCTTTTCACATTGCTTTGCCAAATAAGCAAACTATTCTGGTTAATCAGCTAGGCACAGTTCATTTGACATCACATCTTGTCTTGCATAATGTCCTTTTTGTGCCTACATTCAATTGCAATTTACTATCTGTTAGTAAATTGACTCTAGATAGTGATTGTACTGTACAATTCACTACATCTCAGTGTCTTTTTCAGGACCAGAACCAGGTGATTCTGGCCACTGGTGTTGAAAGGGGAGGATTGTACTATCTCACACAATCAACTTCCCAAGTTTCTTCTACTTCACCTGTTTCTTCTCAGCATGCTGTCTGCTCTACAGTTGTTTCTAACACTGTTTCTAATGCCAATTCCAAACTGTGGCATCTTAGATTAGGTCATGCACCTAATTCTGTACTTAAACACATTAAGTGTGTAGGCTCTTTGCAAGATTGTAATGGTGATTGTCCTGTTTGTCCATTGTCTAAACAATCTATGCTTCCTTTTCCTAAAAACAGTACATCTCATGCTCATGCTGTTTTTGATTTAATACATATGTCTGGGGTCCATATCACATCTCCACTACACAAGGATGTTCTTATTTTCTCACTATAGTTGATGACTGTAGTAGAGCTACTTGGACATTTCTTTTAGTTAGCAAACAACATGTTTTTGCTAAATTTCAAGCTTTTCACAATTTTGTCCACAAACATTTTAACACCACTGTTAAAACTGTTAGAACAGACCATGGTAGTGAGTTCTTAAACAGTTCTTTTCATGCTTTGTTTGAAAAACTGGGAATAAAACACCAAAAATCTTGCACGTACACCCCTCAGCAAAATGCTAGGGTTGAACGAAAGCATAAACATTTACTTGAGCTTACTAGAGCTCTGAGATTTCAGGCTGGTCTGCCTCATAAATACTGGGGAGAATGTCTTTTGGCAGCTACTTACCTTATTAACATACTTCCCACCCCAGTCCTCAATTACAAAagtccttttgagattttgtATAACAAAGTACCAGATTATTTGAGTGTTAGAGCTTTTGGATGTTTGTGTTACTCTTCtattcattcaactgataaacTAGCACCAAGGGCAATTCAGTGTGTGTTCATTGGATATCCATATTTGGAGAAAGGCTACAAATTATTGAGATTGGATAATCACTCAATTTTTGTGAGTCGACATGTTAAATTCCATGAGAATATTTTCCCATATCACATTACTTCATCTATTTCTCAGTCACATACTATACAAAATCCAAAATCTGTGCAAACAACTTCAGCAAATTCCTATACCTTTCTCAACTGGTTGGGGCAATCTGATACACAGTCTATACAAGATTTTGAGTTTGATATGGGATCTCCTATTCAGCAAAGCACTCCTCAATCTGATCATCACAGTCCACATATATCTGATATGTCTAATCATTCTATTCCAAAGGTGTCTCCTGTTCTGGTTCCAGAGTCATCTGTGTCTGAAATATCTTCTATACCTGCTAATGGTATTAGACAATCTACTAGAGAGAGACAGAGACCATCATGGTGGAATGATTATCAAGTACCTACTGCACATGTTTCAGTTAATGGTATTGACAGTTCTGTAATGCCAACAAGTGTGCATTCTGATTCTCCATTAGAAACTGATGCATCAGATCCTTTTACTATGCATTTGTCTCATCATACTTATGATCCTGATACACAGACATGTGTAGCTTATTCAAATGCTGTTTTTGAGCCATCATATTACCATCAAGCTGTTCAAGATCCAGAGTGGATTAAAGCTATGCAGAAGGAATTGGCTGCTTTAGAATCTACTAATACTTGGTCATTAGTTCCATTACCAAAGGGCAAGCGGACTATAGGTTGCAGATGGGTGTTCAAGGTGAAATATTTGCCTGATGGTAATGTTGAACGTTTTAAGGCTCGACTTGTTGCAAAAGGATTCACACAATCAGCAGGCGTTGATTATCATGAGACTTATGCACCTGTTGTGAAGCTGGTCACAGTAAGAACATTATTGGCTATTTCAGCAGCAAAAGGGTGGTTTGTTGAGCAATTGGACGTCAACAACGCTTTCTTACACGGAGATCTCACTGAAGAAGTATATATGCAACCACCTCTTGGATATGCATTTACGCCTTCACAGTCTCATTTGGTCTGTCGATTGAATAAATCCATCTATGGGTTAAAACAAGCCTCTCGAGAGTGGTTTGCTAAATTGAATGCTTCATTGGTCAAAGCAGGATATACTCAATCCAAACTTGATTATTCTCTGTTCACATATACAAAAGGATCAATTTTTGTGGCTGTTGTAGTGTATGTTGACGATATTCTTCTAGCTGGAAATGACATGCCTACCATCAAAGCCCTTAAGCAACTTCTGGATAATCAGTTCAGCATCAAGGATCTTGGTCCTATTAAGTACTATCTAGGACTAGAGGTTCATAGATCTGATAAAGGAATCTTTATGAACCAGCAAAAGTTTATCACAGATTTACTTGTGTCTGCATCTATGACAGATTGCAAACCATTATCAGTTCCTGTTGCTCCACATGTCAAACTGTTTGACAATATTGATTCAGGTGAACTTATTGATAATCCTTCACAATTCAGAGCTTGGGTTGGAAAACTACTTTACCTCACATCTTCTAGACCAGATATCTCCTTTTCAGTACAATCATTGTCTCAGTTTCTTCATGCTCCAAGAACTGCACATATGGAAGCTGCTAAACGAGTCCTTCGCTACCTGAAGCATACCATGACTCATGGTTTGTTTTTTCCTTCACGGAACACACTTGAATTCAGGGGTTATAGTGATAGTGATTGGGCTGGTGATGTGGTCGATCGACGTTCAGTAGGGGGATATTGTTTCTTACTTGGCTCTGCTACAATTTCTTGGAGAGCTAAAAAGCAAACTCTCACATCTCGTAGTTCTGCCGAGGCTGAATACAGAGCATTAGCTGATGCGTCTTGTGAAGTTATGTGGCTTAAGCAACTTCTGCAAGAATTGCAAGTGCTTGTTCCTGGTTCTACTACTTTTTTTTGTGACAGCAAAGCAGCAGTTGATCTCACTGCTAATCCAGTATATCATGCCTGAAACAAAACACATAGAGATAGATgctcatttcattcgagaaaaGATAGCACATGGTATTGTCAATGTTATCCAGATTGCGTCTCGAGAAAATTTAGCTGATGTGCTAACTAAAGGACTTGGCAAGGTTCCACATTGGTTTTGTCTGTCTCAATTGGGCATCACATATACTACTGCTGCTTCACTTCCTGATGGGGGGAATAAGGCACTTTACAAAAACAAAGGAAAGGCGGTAATCATAGAGGATGAAGAAGAAGCAAAGGATCAGCATATGTCTGATCAAAGGGGGGCTAATGAGACTATGTTTAGTCATTGTGCTACTACTAGTCAACCAATAAAACAGAAACTCTTAATTCCTTTTAGCCAAACAGCTCCTTATGAGCTGTAACTGATTCTGTTAGTACAAGTGGTGCATAGCAGTAGACTATAAATATAGACTCATTGTACAGCTTACTCTACAAGTTGTAAATACATTTCTTAGTTCAATATTCAGTATTTCTCTCTCTAAATCTCCATGTACAGTTCCATACTATTTGTTGATTCCAGTCATAATCATGTAGATCATCCATGAGATCAAGTCTTACTACTTAGATTCATGAAGTCTTTAAATGAGTGGTTCTGTAGATTGTAGATATTGTGTCACTTAATACGGTGTTTAGAATGAGCCTGCAGATAATAATGCACCACATCTGCTATGTGACTAAGCGAGCCTTTACTTGAACCTGTGGATGGAATCCTCTTGTAAAAGGCTTTGAGTTTACTTGTCGCGAGCTAAGTATACAGTGATCTGTGTTTCGGAGATAATGTTGCTTGATAGACAACGTTTCTTTTATGATGACGTATCTATGCAGCAAAtgccaattttattttatttttgtttcgcCGTTTTGATTTCATTCCAATGAGCTATGGCATTCTTCAGTCACGAAGCATACTCTCTGTTCTTAAGGTCTCTACCTCCTGGACACGTTCATATTCCCTAATCATCCTGCTTCCGAGCTAGTGTCTGACAACAAGCGGTCCAGATCAGCTAGCACGCAAAACAATTGTTATGTATTATCTGGTTGATTATGTCTCCTAGATGTCTTAAATAAGCTTATATTTCAGTCTGCATTCTGGAACTGATTGGACTATGATGAAAACCAAAATGAAACCGCTGAAACGACCAAAATTACATGGTCTGATAAGGGTTTTTATGTCCCTATATAAACATTATtatcatgtattttttttttatttgactttagctagaatttgtctttttttctttataGGATTTTTATGTCCCTATATAAACAAGATTTATGATGTATTTTATGATCTTTATCAAGTTTTCTCCTCTTTCTGGTGGATACGAGACTTAACAATTGAATTCGTGCTTGCGGATTCAGTCTTGTTTATAATTTATGCTTGTGTTTCATGCGCATATTTCACTTATTCTACatgtttttgacatcagcacAACAGATGCCTTCCTGTATTCTTTAACCAGTGAGAGAGTTGAAAACCTGATGAAACTATTTACCTTTTCGACTCGAACAATTCTGATCACTCACCTTCAATTGAACAATGGTTTTCTGCCAGATTAAGTGACCATTTTACGGTTTTACCTGGCCACAGATCACCTGCACAGAAAATTCTGTCGCTGGACTTAACCTTTCCAGCAAAGATGATGACAGGCTACAGTTGTAATTAGTGCAAGTATATTTACAAACACGATTCTGATAACAAATCACAAGTAACACATTACATGAAGATTCATGATGCCAGATTTTAGTATTATTCCTGTTAACATACAAGAGTCACAAAAAACATCACCAGGATAACTTAATCCAGACCTGCAGCCTCTGACATAAATACTTTAATAATGCGATACAGGCCTTAAAAATTCATGATCATAACATACTGACATTTAAATATATCTCCTGCACATGACAACCTAACCACAGGATAGCAATTTACATGGCATTTGGGATTAAATAACTAATCCATGTATCAATTCACGAGAAGACCACATGTTGCAGCTGCCCAAGTGCACATACTTCGTGTCTCACTCAAAGATAACCTCGAGATGGTCAAATTCTTCCTCCACCATTCTCACCATAAACCCTGCATCAGCATGTCAATAACAACTCTTATTTCACTCAAGATCCTCACCATATTCTTTTTAACCACCTTAGCCTATCAGGGCAACTCCGAACCAATTAACAACCATGAAAAAAACATCCTTCTTCAACTCAAACAATCCTGGTCACATCCACCTTTGCTCAAACAATGGTCTTCTGCCAACTCAAGCGACCATTGTACCTGGCCGGAGATCACCTGTACAAAAAACTCTGTAACAGGACTTTGCATTTCCAACAGAGGCGTGAAGGGGAAAATCCCACCTTTTATATGTGAACTTAAAAACCTCACCTTTCTTGATTTTTCGTACAATTATATTCCTGGAACATTCCCTACAGCCCTTTACAACTGTTCCAATCTTCAGTATCTAGACCTCTCTGAGAATTACTTTGGAGGAGTGATTCCCCAAGACATTGACAAGTTGTCTcgtctttcttttttcaatctTGAGGGTAACCAGTTCACTGGAGACATTCCTGCTGCTATCGGACAACTTTCAGAGCTTGTGACTCTTAAGCTTTCTACTAATCTGTTGAATGGCTTTCTCCCACCAGAACTTGGGAACTTGTCGAATCTTGAAGTTCTTGAATTATCATATGCAAGTAAGTTTCCACCTTGGGCACTACCCACAAATCTGTTCACTAAATTGACAAAACTGAGGAATCTTCTTATGACTGAATCGAATTTGATAGGAGAGATTCCTGAAAGTATTGGCAATTTGACTGCTCTCGAAATCTTGGATTTCAGCAGCAATAACTTGAGTGGCAAAATCCCAGATAGTGTGTTTTTGCTGAAGAATTTAACTCAATTATATCTTAGCATCAACACACTTTCAGGACAAATTCCTCGGTCCATTGAAGCTTTGAATATGGAAGAACTGGATTTATCAGTAAATTATTTGACTGGAACAATCCCAGATGATATTGGAAAACTTACAAAATTATCAGTTTTGTCTTTGtctttaaataatttatcaGGTGAGATTCCAGTAAGTATAGCAAGACTACCTTTCTTGAAAGATATAAGTATTTTCAGCAATAGTCTGTCAGGAGAACTGCCACAAGATTTGGGTAGATTTTCAATGCTCGAGACCCTTACAGCCACTTTTAACTACTTTGTGGGAAGATTACCTGATAATTTGTGCTACAATGGGGTTTTGAGAGATGTAGTTATTATTGAGAATAATTTTACTGGTGAAATCCCTAAATCACTAGGGAATTGTCCTAGTTTGGAGTTTCTGGGAGTTTCAAATAAtcaattttctggtaaaattccAGATGGTTTATGGACTTCATTGAATTTCACACAAATGATGGCAAGTCACAACTCATTTACTGGACATCTTCCTGATAGATTATCTTCGAGTTTATTTGCAGTCCAAATTGATAATAACAATTTTTCGGGTGAAATTCCTACTGGAATATCTTTTTGGAAGAATCTGAAGGCGTTTGTTGTCAGCAACAATCAGTTTAATAGTTCAATTCCTACGACACTCTGCAAAGCGACATCCCTTGAGATTCTTGATTTGTCAGGTAACAGTTTAGGTGGTACACTTCCGCACTGTTTATTAGATCTTAGCACTACTCTCACAATTATGGATCTTCACAAGAATCAATTTGGAGGGATAATACCAGAAAGTTTCCCAAAGAGCTGCCAACTCACGACGTTTAACATGAATAACAATCACTTCGAAGGTCCATTGCCCCTAGCCTTGGCCAACTGTAAGAAGTTAAAGATTCTTGATCTTGGAAACAACAAAATCAGTGGCACATTTCCACAGTGGCTGGATAGTCTTCCGGATCTACAAATCATTGTCTTGCGATCAAATAGACTTCATGGAACGTTAAGTCTTAGAAAGTTGGAAAAACCATTTCCCAAATTGCAAATCATGGACCTCTCTCACAACCAATTCAGCGGCAACCTGCCAATCAATTTTTATGACAATTTGAAAGTTTTAGCGAATGTTGATCAACTAGTGGATATCAATATAACAAAGGACGGTTTATTTTATGAAGCTTCTGTTTTGTTAACTGTCAAAGGTAGGGAACTTGAATTGACAAGAATCCTCGGTATCTACACAAGTATTGATTTATCAAGCAACAAATTCAATGGAGAAATTCCAGAGGTCATTGGAGAACTTAAATCACTGCGGCTTCTTAACATATCTCATAATTGCCTTACAGGCCGTATACCATCCTCGCTGGGAAACTTGAGCCACCTTGAATCTTTAGATTTCTCCTCAAACCAACTGACAGGCGTAATTCCTTGGCAGATGACTAGTCTGACATTTCTTTCGACCTTGAACCTTTCAGAAAACCATCTTTCGGGAGCAATTCCAAAAGGAAGCCAATTCAGCACTTTCAGTAATGAGTCATTTCTAGGTAACTTGGCTTTGTGTGGATTCCCTCTGACGAAGATATGTAAAACTGATGAGTCGGTAACTCAAGAAGTTGATGATGGTCTAGATGATGACGATGAATGGTTCACGTGGAAAACAGTGCTGATCGGTTATGGATGTGGATTGTCTATGGTATACATTTTCTTCACAACTTATAAGCCTAAATGGTATCTTCTCTTTGTTACAAGAGCTGAGCAGAAGTTGATCAGAAGATACAAGAAGAACACGTAGATCAAACTAGTCATATCCTTAACCTGTTTCTATAGCTGTTGGTCTGAGGTTCCTAGCTCAAATTCGGATGATGTATATAGAAGGATTAAAATGTAGAATAATTATTCGGGGTTCATTGTAACAGAGGAACAGAGAACAGAAGTTAGAATCCAGTAGCCCAAATTGGTCGAACATTTTGTTTCATTGCAATACAATTAATTTAC is a window from the Daucus carota subsp. sativus chromosome 8, DH1 v3.0, whole genome shotgun sequence genome containing:
- the LOC108197961 gene encoding receptor-like protein 36, producing MYQFTRRPHVAAAQVHILRVSLKDNLEMVKFFLHHSHHKPCISMSITTLISLKILTIFFLTTLAYQGNSEPINNHEKNILLQLKQSWSHPPLLKQWSSANSSDHCTWPEITCTKNSVTGLCISNRGVKGKIPPFICELKNLTFLDFSYNYIPGTFPTALYNCSNLQYLDLSENYFGGVIPQDIDKLSRLSFFNLEGNQFTGDIPAAIGQLSELVTLKLSTNLLNGFLPPELGNLSNLEVLELSYASKFPPWALPTNLFTKLTKLRNLLMTESNLIGEIPESIGNLTALEILDFSSNNLSGKIPDSVFLLKNLTQLYLSINTLSGQIPRSIEALNMEELDLSVNYLTGTIPDDIGKLTKLSVLSLSLNNLSGEIPVSIARLPFLKDISIFSNSLSGELPQDLGRFSMLETLTATFNYFVGRLPDNLCYNGVLRDVVIIENNFTGEIPKSLGNCPSLEFLGVSNNQFSGKIPDGLWTSLNFTQMMASHNSFTGHLPDRLSSSLFAVQIDNNNFSGEIPTGISFWKNLKAFVVSNNQFNSSIPTTLCKATSLEILDLSGNSLGGTLPHCLLDLSTTLTIMDLHKNQFGGIIPESFPKSCQLTTFNMNNNHFEGPLPLALANCKKLKILDLGNNKISGTFPQWLDSLPDLQIIVLRSNRLHGTLSLRKLEKPFPKLQIMDLSHNQFSGNLPINFYDNLKVLANVDQLVDINITKDGLFYEASVLLTVKGRELELTRILGIYTSIDLSSNKFNGEIPEVIGELKSLRLLNISHNCLTGRIPSSLGNLSHLESLDFSSNQLTGVIPWQMTSLTFLSTLNLSENHLSGAIPKGSQFSTFSNESFLGNLALCGFPLTKICKTDESVTQEVDDGLDDDDEWFTWKTVLIGYGCGLSMVYIFFTTYKPKWYLLFVTRAEQKLIRRYKKNT